One window from the genome of Nicotiana sylvestris chromosome 9, ASM39365v2, whole genome shotgun sequence encodes:
- the LOC104248633 gene encoding CDT1-like protein a, chloroplastic, with the protein MKPELHIALNANAVEIDEKLKSSSSSDQQRKVFRTRLLNFLISHPQGDDIPEEALPGPFGESRHEVLTNSSGSAGSQLISETPIGSVPEQQASASHLSQSFKRRFSCQVSIGETENAKQHPPVTECQIAKSSNNKRTSTASDKCPSKMPTTQTSTVKNSSQVVAFDTLLLSPLPATPMKNIKGDDGYALLTAEGTQEGLTSTPEKLMTSTPMPQSPKRCTSPNSDSTESPSKLVRRPPCNRSLNFNTPVKSSKVTDKACEGAGLPINSDIIDIFLKDLLQSILQKERKKLEEQDPALSQAKWRKQMISSLPKFFDMIYFLFQSGRRMVITKEKLIHKVISSHLEIADRREVEEKLSLLQELAPEWIYKKVAASGDLLLCVNQISSPKELRTRLAEAKLEKQEDGRI; encoded by the exons ATGAAGCCTGAACTTCATATTGCATTAAATGCTAATGCAGTTGAAATTGACGAGAAGCTGAAATCAAGTAGTAGCTCTGATCAGCAAAGGAAAGTCTTCCGGACACGGCTTTTGAACTTTTTAATATCCCATCCTCAG GGAGATGACATTCCAGAGGAAGCACTACCTGGACCATTCGGTGAGTCAAGGCACGAAGTATTGACAAATTCATCTGGATCAGCTGGCTCACAGTTGATAAGTGAAACACCAATTGGTTCAGTGCCGGAGCAGCAAGCATCTGCATCTCACCTGTCTCAATCTTTCAAAAGAAGATTTTCATGCCAAGTATCAATTGGTGAAACGGAGAATGCCAAGCAACACCCACCAGTCACGGAATGCCAAATAGCTAAAAGTTCCAATAACAAAAGAACCTCAACAGCTTCTGATAAATGCCCTTCTAAAATGCCTACAACGCAAACTAGCACAGTTAAAAACTCATCGCAAGTGGTTGCTTTCGATACTTTACTGCTGTCTCCTCTGCCTGCCACTCCAATGAAGAATATAAAGGGCGATGATGGATATGCTTTATTAACTGCTGAAGGAACTCAAGAAGGACTTACATCTACACCAGAAAAACTGATGACTTCTACCCCTATGCCTCAATCCCCCAAGAGATGTACGAGTCCTAATAGTGATTCAACTGAATCACCAAGCAAGCTAGTTAGGCGACCTCCTTGTAATAGGTCTTTGAACTTCAATACTCCTGTGAAGAGTTCAAAGGTTACTGATAAAGCGTGTGAGGGTGCAGGATTGCCAATAAATAGTGATATCATCGACATTTTTCTGAAGGATCTTCTGCAGTCG ATACTacaaaaagagaggaagaagctAGAGGAGCAAGATCCAGCCTTATCCCAAGCAAAATGGCGCAAGCAGATGATTTCAAGCTTGCCTAAATTTTTTGACATGATATATTTCCTATTTCAATCAGGAAGACGCATGGTGATTACAAAAGAGAAACTTATTCATAAAGTAATTTCAAGCCATCTAGAGATTGCTGATAGAA GAGAAGTTGAAGAGAAACTCAGCTTATTGCAAGAACTTGCTCCTGAATGGATTTACAAAAAGGTGGCAGCTAGTGGAGATCTTCTCTTATG TGTTAACCAGATATCAAGTCCTAAAGAACTACGCACAAGACTAGCTGAAGCGAAATTAGAGAAACAAGAAGATGGTCGTATATAA